A single genomic interval of Hydractinia symbiolongicarpus strain clone_291-10 chromosome 8, HSymV2.1, whole genome shotgun sequence harbors:
- the LOC130655638 gene encoding ras-like protein rasG, translating to MNLNNLTQQMESMPTNTKKPTRIVVMGDLGVGKSAIVTRCIKNKFYKSLVSGRDLSYRYNANFGKKTVPLDVVDFNGKNDALISCADGFILCYSITDRKSFDAIDDYLDKIVDANIKHPKITIIGNKSDLYRDRQVTSAEGFLLAKEINGQFYETSAKIPVIDIRQVFYDLYKAIKSAKKNRKDKKDSFDYESPEDYSIMDQAMLNSSGLLGYSRCSQRGYLSGLREMSRRLSSRPRKLTIDSSL from the exons atgaaTCTAAACAATTTAACTCAACAGATGGAAAGTATGCCTACAAATACAAAGAAACCAACTAGGATTGTTGTCATGGGAGATTTGGGTGTAGGAAAAAGTG caattgtcacAAGatgcatcaaaaataaattctacAAATCACTGGTATCTGGAAGAGATCTATCCTATAGATATAACGCCAACTTCGGCAAGAAAACTGTACCTTTAGATGTTGTGGATTTCAATGGAAAAAATGATGCATTGATAAGCTGTGCTGATGGCTTTATATTGTGTTACTCCATCACTGACCGAAAGAGTTTTGATGCAATTGACGACTATTTAGATAAAATCGTCGATGCAAACATAAAACACCCAAAAATTACCATCATTGGAAATAAAAGCGATTTATATCGAGATAGACAAGTGACTTCTGCTGAAGGGTTTTTATTAGCAAAAGAAATTAACGGACAATTTTACGAAACATCTGCGAAAATTCCTGTCATCGATATCCGGCAAGTTTTTTACGATTTATATAAAGCGATCAAAAGcgctaaaaaaaatagaaaagacaAAAAAGACAGTTTCGATTACGAATCTCCCGAGGATTATAGCATAATGGACCAAGCTATGTTAAACTCATCCGGACTTCTTGGCTACAGTCGCTGCTCACAACGCGGCTACTTGAGTGGACTAAGGGAAATGAGTCGAAGGCTTTCAAGTAGACCAAGAAAATTAACCATAGATTCTTCATTATAA
- the LOC130655699 gene encoding calcium-responsive transcription factor-like, which yields MAAEVFSENLTNKTDTLRTHNDVEHSVLSSSELVISSNSVEDKEDAHSNSKCENKIVFDNVNSNDIQSSHREPEQLTQGTVNILGLNSNARIQVISDTNAANMTGNNGPIYLLVSNDSPSAVIQTVGSTNEDAINVISTDTIKNETDSAATVQIMNSEGIPVNINVNDLLSTITGSKASITSGNEHEAQTGSILSLSSSILSTTGADTVNNSQICHRQPAPSSRSGKYVIAKSPQVSAIPNWALHLRDCTMFGDTYTGYVTNEVEMDAVLNLYKKETQSLFAIRQTPSPAKDETTDTVRLMWKSQYVPYDGIPFVNVGRRATVMECEHGPRKRSNALKRMLQHHGQKHALKKIPNLTCPARLFVKKVRKFPQYRVPTDADPKLLRQLQEQSLKLVRQAGFHTGEIRLYMQLPLPTAHRYHNVGHCMEAFRKEIEEPDDLLMESIDVDSRVLNKIQELVRQGFVNPFIVRAAVKDFVENKMELNAPEQKPYKHNKAFYPPLIEIQNIIQQTQAALNSGVVAPLPAPEIPPVPIRQKRKRTTSMEMTSSPLMIKKFKVDQISEDVLSSSTGKTGLKSEDISESIDQSETISLSLTDNQLQNFSITNFTYDQLAQLAKIGLLALTNAAKDTPAVSVGTSDSVDSNENLEPPTTDTHVTLTDDDRSSTLLITANNAEDEKLKLDILTNVPDVLQESDSTAAGNS from the exons ATGGCTGCTGAAGTTTTCTCTGAAAATCTAACTAATAAAACTGATACTCTACGTACCCACAACGACGTTGAGCATTCAGTTCTAAGTTCTTCAGAACTTGTTATTTCATCGAATTCAGTAGAAGATAAAGAAGATGCTCACTCAAATTCTaaatgtgaaaacaaaattgtCTTTGATAATGTAAATAGTAACGACATACAAAGCTCTCATCGTGAACCTGAGCAGTTAACACAGGGTACTGTAAACATTCTAGGATTAAATTCTAATGCCAGAATTCAAGTTATATCAGATACAAATGCGGCTAACATGACAGGCAATAACGGACCTATATATTTGTTAGTGTCAAATGACTCTCCAAGTGCTGTTATCCAAACAGTAGGGTCGACAAACGAAGATGCAATAAATGTAATTTCAACagacacaataaagaatgaaacAGACTCTGCTGCAACAGTGCAAATTATGAATTCAGAGGGCATTCCTGTAAACATTAATGTTAATGATTTACTCTCAACTATAACAGGCTCAAAAGCTTCAATAACTTCAGGGAATGAACATGAAGCACAAACTGGTAGTATTTTAAGTTTATCTTCCTCTATATTATCTACTACTGGTGCTGACACTGTCAATAACAGTCAAATTTGTCACCGCCAGCCTGCACCGTCTTCACGATCTGGGAAATATGTTATAGCTAAGTCACCACAAGTCTCAGCTATTCCAAATTGGGCATTGCATTTAAGAGATTGTACTATGTTTGGTGATACATATACTGGTTATGTTACAAATGAGGTTGAAATGGATGCtgtattaaatttatataaaaaagaaacacagAGCTTATTTGCTATACGACAAACACCATCTCCTGCAAAAGATGAAACCACTGATACTGTAAGACTTATGTGGAAGTCTCAATATGTACCTTACGACGGAATTCCTTTTGTCAATGTTG GTCGGAGAGCAACTGTAATGGAATGTGAACATGGCCCACGTAAAAGAAGTAATGCACTTAAAAGGATGCTCCAGCATCATGGTCAAAAACATGCTTTAAAGAAAATCCCCAATTTGACTTGTCCTGCAAGGCTTTTTGTAAAGAAAGTACGCAAATTTCCACAATATCGCGTGCCAACAGATGCTGATCCAAAGTTATTAAGGCAACTACAGGAGCAGTCATTAAAATTGGTTCGGCAAGCTGGTTTTCATACTGGTGAAATAAG GTTATATATGCAATTACCTTTACCCACTGCACATCGTTATCATAATGTTGGACATTGCATGGAAGCTTTCAGAAAAGAAATAGAAGAGCCTGATGACTTATTAATGGAATCTATTGATGTTGATAGTcgtgttttaaataaaattcaagaGCTTGTGAGACAAGGTTTTGTCAATCCATTTATAGTCAGAGCAGCTGTGAAG gattTTGTTGAGAACAAAATGGAATTAAATGCACCTGAACAAAAACCGTATAAGCATAATAAGGCATTCTATCCACCTCTAATTGAAATTCAAAACATTATACAGCAAACACAAGCAGCTTTAAATTCTGGTGTGGTGGCTCCTTTGCCTGCT ccTGAAATACCCCCAGTGCCTATCAGACAAAAGCGTAAAAGAACGACCAGCATGGAGATGACGTCTTCACCgttaatgataaaaaaatttaaagtagaTCAGATATCAGAAGATGTTTTAAGTTCTTCCACAGGAAAAACAG GTCTAAAGAGCGAGGATATCTCAGAATCTATTGACCAATCCGAAACTATATCCCTTTCTTTGACTGATAACCAGCTTCAGAACTTTTCAATTACAAACTTTACATATGATCAGCTAGCACAATTAGCTAAGATTGGTTTACTTGCATTAACAAATGCTGCCAAAGACACTCCTGCCGTTTCAGTGGGTACCTCAGACAGTGTAGATAGTAATGAAAACTTAGAACCTCCGACTACGGATACACATGTTACCTTAACAGACGATGATCGCAGCAGTACTTTACTAATAACTGCAAATAATGCAGAAGATGAAAAATTGAAGTTAGACATATTAACGAATGTACCCGATGTCTTACAAGAAAGTGATTCCACAGCTGCTGGAAACAGCTGA